CCACAGtcactcagggacccaggctgacCATCGAGTAGCTGCACGCGGCTTGAAACACATGGCTTTCTGGGTCACCACggtggaggcaggagaactggAGGGTTGTGCACTGGCTCTTAAAGCTGCTGGCCTAGAAGGGACCCACAACACTTTTGTTCACAGCTCAGTGGTCAGAATGAGGCCCACAGCCCCAGCTAGCTGCAGAGGGCCGGGGTGATGAGTGACCACACGGGCATTCCAGGGACAGTGCATGCCTCTGCCAGCCAGCCACCTTTCAGTAATGAAATATAGCCCCGAAAAATCCAGATTCCTGGCGTCTTATGAAACGCCAAAAGAGTTGCCCCATCGGAGAAGGAATGTGCCCCCCATTCCCCATGGACCCCATGACGAGTGTCCCTCAGCAGAGTCACCTCCGTGGCCGTTGGagacttttatattatttattcctGCTGTATGTGCACAGCTTTGGAAGAGTAGACTTGGAGGGAATCTAGAAGCTTCTTGTATTTATTCAGCAATTTAACGTGTATGGACTTCCTGCAATGTGCCAGGCTTATGCTTGGGGCTGGAAACTAGTGGTAAagcaccccccgcccccacccccatcgTGCTCCTGTTCTCTTGGGAGGGAAGTCTAAACAAGAGCTGAGTTCTGCAGGGCCCAGTGGGGAAATGGGAAGAGACGATGGGGCAGAGAGGGGCTGCCCCAACATGGACTGGGGCTTTTCTGGCAAGGGTTTCCAGGAGGAGCTAACATCAGAGGACAGGAGTAGTTCTGGGTTCTGAACAGAGAACAGCactacaaaagggaaaaaaagcataGGGCCCCTTAGGGGAGCCGTGAACTGCTCAGTGAGCCCAGGGCTTAGGGCAGGAAGTTGGGGTGGAAGCTGGATACAGaggaaggcaagagaaaaaaacaccGCCTGTAATTTTGGGGTAAATCCAGCCCTTCCTGTAATGAGTTTGCTGAAAGCAATACTTCGTTATGCTGAAGACCCACAGAAGCAGTGTGGGCTAAGAAACCCAGTTCCATGGCTCACCCTGGGCTGCACTAGGCTTCTGCCTTGCAAGTATATAAGGAACTACCCAGAAAGGGGTGCAGATCACTTTTTTCATGGGCAAGCGGAGGTGCCAAGGAACTGAAACTTTATGTTGAAATCCCTGTTGCCTGGCCAAGAAAAATGCAGCAGTAAGTCCCCGGCTCCAGGCCTTGCTGCTGGGGGCCTGACATCTCTCCAGGCCCTGAGGTGCCTAACTCTGGAGCAAGGCAGAGGGGAGGTATGGATAGGATGATCCTGAGGTCATCAGGAAGCCCACTCCCTCAAATCCTTCCCCTTCTCCAGGCCAACTCTTATTTCCCTGCCTCTTGCATCACAGGCTCATGCAGGGCTGATGCTAGCACAGAGGGCAGGTTTGTCACATTTGTGGGTGTCAAGCAAGGAGGGAGAGAGCAAACTGGACCGGTCCGAGTGAGTGCCTGAGGAGATGGGCATTCTGCAGGGATGGGCTCTGAGGACATTAATAAATACGACAGCAGGTGGAGCTGAGTTTGAGCCCCCCGCCCCCCGTGGCATTTGCACACACTCAGGTCGGGAAGACATGATGGGTTTGTGTGAACAGATGTGGGGGAGTTGTGAATGAGCAGAGCTCTGTCCTGGGAAGGATGTGGTGTGGCCCCAGGCTGTGCCCCCTCCCAGTGTGTCCTAACACGCCCAGCCCTGAGCTGCAACTTGGGAGATGGAAGGTGGAGGCAAGGTCAGcactggagtgtgtgtgtgtgtgggtgtgtgtgcatgagattgtgtgtgtttgcatgtatgtgtgtgtgtttgtgtgtgcatgtgtgtgcatgtgagcgtGTATGTGttaagtgtgagtgtgtgtgtttctgtgtgcacgagtgtgagtgtatgtgtgtgtgcatgtgattgCGTATGCAtgtgtttttgtgtatgtgtgtacgagtgtatgtgtgagagagagagagaatgtgtgtgtgtgtgtgtgtgtgtgtgtgtgtgtgtgtgtgtgtgtgtgtgtgtgtgtgtgtgtgaagcttTACCTCCCTGCCCAGCATGTAGGAGGCCTTGATAAGAGTCCTTGGCCACATTGACACGCGGGAGAGAGAGGAACAGGAAGCTGTGCAGATGCCAACAGGATCAAGAAAGCTCTGGTGGATTTACCGTCCATGAAAGAAACCTGGGGAGGGCAGGAGCGGCTCCTCAAACCAATCAAGGCTGTGCGTGGAAAGAGGGAACAGTATGTGTGTGGAACAGTGTGTGTGAACAGCGTGTGTGTGGATCCACTAATGATCCTGTGGGCTTGAGATTACCTTATTGCATAGACGAGGAAAGGAAAGTTTGGGGGTTTAAGTCACTGCCCATGATCGATATAGAGAAGGTGCTAAGAGACCAGAATCAGGGGTCTGAATGCTTGTGCTGGAACAGTGGCTTTGCTGCTTACTTGCTGGTAATCTTGGGCAAAGTGCTTAAGCTCTTGTCcctgtcttctcatctgtaaaatgggaatatggTGATACTCACCTCACAATATTGTTGTAGGGACTGGAGGAGATAACTCAGAGAAGATGCCAACCATCTACAGCACATAAGGAACACAGTGCTGACTAACCCACTGCCAAGACAGCCAGTGATGGGCCACTGCCTGGCTGAGTGGGAAggcaggagagaggcctggggtAGCTCTGGAGGATTGCAGGAGCAACCGAGGCAGAAGCCATTAGTCAGGCTGTCCCTGCCAAGGGAAGGGAGCATGTGGTCTAAAATGCTTAGGAGATGGATCTGGATTCCTGGGGATTATGGAGAGTCTTCTGGGGTGGGCGGCTGAAAGGACCAGTGTCACTGGCTCAGCATGACCTTGCCCAACCAAGGGCAGCTTGACTGACATGTGGCCATGTGGGTCTGGGCCAGACCCTTTCAGCCGCAGCCACCTTGTGCCAAGGCGGTGTGATGCCAAGGCCGATGGTGTCTGTGCCAGGGCTGCGGGTGTTGGGTGCTGCACTGGCCAGCACTCCTCTGGCTCACCTGTCTGTCCACCCTTCCTTGTCTTCCCAGCAAGTAACTCCTAGGTCTGCAGAcaagaggaagagaagatgaaggaagactGTCTGCCGAGTTCTCACGTGCCCATCAGTGACAGCAAGTCCATTCAGAAGTAAGCCTTGGTGTGCAGGTTGGGTGGGGGAGTCTTCACATTTGCCATCCCCCTCGTCCTGGGCAGCCTTTAGGTGGAGGGGTTCTGAGCACTTGTTCAGAGATCTGATGGGGTGCCCTGGGGGACAGAGATGGGGTGATTCTTTTTGAGCCTGTCCAATAGGGGATCCCTCAGCCACACATGACCATGGCTGGGAGGCATGGGCAATAGAAAAGAGGCTCCAGATGGCAGGCACTTTATACGAAATAAGTGTGTACAGGGCCTCATTATAACTTTTACATTGATTGCATGTTGACAAATAGTAATTTAGATATATTGAGTTCAATAAAATGTGTTATTAATGctaatttcacctgtttcattTTCCCctctgtattaggccattcttgtgttgctataaagaaatacctgaagctgggtaatttacaaagaaaagaggtttagttggctcatggttctggaggctttacaggaagtgtggtgctggcatctgctcggcttccaGGGAGGCCTCAAGGAGCCTCCAGTCATGTTGGAAGGCGAAcggggagcaggcacttcacgtggcgaaagcaggagcaagagagagggagtggAGGGCGGTGCCACACACTTATAAACGACCAGACCTcgtgtgaactcagagcaagagctcactCATCACCACGGGGATGGCCCAAGCCACTCATGAGGGATCTtctcccatgatccaaacacctcccagctggccccacctccaacactgggaattacaattccacatgagatttgggtggggacacacatccaaaccgtATCACCTCCTAACATGTACTAGAAGACTGAAATTATCAGTGTGGCTCACATCCCATGTCTGTTGGCCCTGCTGCCCCCCAGAGCCCAGCTTGGGTTCAGGCAGCTGTCCAGGCCTCCCCTTCCTCCAACATTAGCCAGGGCTGTGGCTTTCCCTTCGGAAAGGGAGACAGCATTGAGGGAAAGTGGCTTACTGCAGACTTCAGGGCCTTACTCACAGGACCATCACCTTCCACTGCGCCTTCGGAAAGTCAGGGTGGGGAAGAAGCAGGCACCCCTCAGGGTGGCCTGCAGCAGCCACAGCAGGCCTTGTAGGAGGTGATATGGGGAAAAGCAAGAGGCTGTACAATGCTGAAAGCAAGTCCAGGGCATTTACTGTGAGGAAGCAACAcaggtggaggtcagggaggctGCCAGGGCCTTACCTGTGATAGTGAAAGTCTTGGCACCCTGGACATCCTGGACCAGACGCAGGCCTGTCCCGTGAGTCTCGCCTCCTCCTCAGCCCCACCCCTATGTCCCCCACCAGGGCCATGTGCAAAACCATCCGGGTGCATTGCGATGGCACAGTCTGGTCTCCTCCGGTTATGCCTGGCCAACGAGAAGGGTGCTGTCAGACTCctgttacaaatgaggaaacagaggccaggGAAGCCAAAGGCCAGAAGCTGAGGCCCTGCCACACCCCAGGAGTACACGTGTGTCTTTCCCTTTCTAGGTCAGAGCTCTTAGGCCTGCTGAAAACCTACAACTGCTACCATGAGGGCAAGAGCTTCCAGCTGAGACACCGCGAGGTGAGCCTGTTGCTCTTGTTCATGGGGTCACCATGTACCCTGGGAGGCCCTGCCTGATACCTGTTGTTTCAGGGTAATGATGAAGACCATCCCCTTCACTCTCAGCAGTGACCTAGTTTGgacaataaattatatggtcactcTCATCACTCACCTCTGACCCTGAGCCAGGGACCAGGTTACCAGCAGCCAGGTCATCTCCCTTGCAGAGGGTCAGCACATCCCTTCCAGAGTTCCCAGTGGCAGAAATCACCTCGGGagtcttcccccttcccccttcccccgaGACCTTTGTCCATGTGAACTGCTGCTGAGAACAGGTCCTTCGTCCGCCCACCACACCACTCAGCGGACGAGAGGAGTCACTCCCTCTCTGTTCCCTGCTGGTCCCGCCACATATCTGCAGGGTCTCACCTGTGGCCCCTGGTCCCCAGTgctctcatttgtaaagtggggtGTGGGGCTACACAGGGGCTTATAGGCTCAGATGCTCACGCAGGCAGTGCAGGTGTGGGGAGTGGGTCTCCACTCAAGGAGTCAGCCGCCCATCAGATCAAACCATCCCTACTGTGCAGGACCGTGGGCCTGGTGCAGCCAGACCCTTTCTGATTTTTCAGAAGACGATAGATTATCTGGAATTTCATGAGGAATTTCCCAAATCTTGAAACATCATGTGGGCTAAATACATGTCTGATGCCAAACACAGCCCTTGGGCACTGGCTGGACTCTGCAGGGCCTAGGCTTGGGGGACCACCCACTGGGCAGGGCAAGTGGAGCCCTAGTCTTGCGGTCATTCACATCCTCTGATGTTTCATGTGGGAATCTTGGTTGGGCTTTGTGGCCCTGTCTTGGTCTAATTCAACATATTTGTACTGCCTAATGGCAAGTCTTATCGTGGTAAGGCTGTTTTTTGGGGGGTTCTGCAGTTGAGACTGGGTTGGCTCCCGGACTTTCTCCCACCCATCAGCGTCTGACCAGGGCCGATGGATTCCCAGTGCTCCTCTGTTGTTGAACACAGGAATGGGcagggcagccccaggaaacccaAGACCTCACTAGTCCTGGCTCACTAGTCCTAGTCCTCCCTCTTTAGTAACTCAGACACCCTTCTACAGCTCCCAGGCCAGAGCTAGCCCAGGCATCCAGGCAGCTCTGGGCAGCCAGGGGTTGCCAGACAGTGGCAGATCAGAGGGCTGGCCAGAACCTGCTGCCAGACGGCCTCAGCCAGCCCCTGAGGTGTCCCCTTGGCCGGCCAGGCCAGATGTCACACCCTTCAGGAGCTTCTGGCTCCTGGTCCAAGCCGTGCTGGGCTGCCTGTGACCACTAGGCACGGTACAAACCTCACACTCTGCCTCCTTGACCTGTCCAGGCCGCGAGGCCCCACAGCTTGCTCTCCTGCCATCCCACCTCCTCACGCTCGCTTCTGTGACACCTGTCTCACCCTGCCTGCCCCCATCCTGCACTCCCCAGGCCAGGCACCCTGTGGGTCCCTGTGCAGAGTTGGTGGGTGACTTAAGCAGCAGGTGTAGACCTGGAGAGAGTTGGGGTGagtcctcactcctgagctccagtgtgCTGGGCAGAGGGAGGCACTAGGGAGAGAGTGATGGTGCCACAGGGATTTCCACCTATGCTGTTAACACAGCCGCTTCATATCTTCTGGTGGAGGCCTGGGGTGTGGTCACTGCTGTTCTTCAGCTCTGGCTGTTCAGGGATTGATCTAAATCCCAGGTGGCTCTCCACAGGTGGTCCAAGCACCAGCTGCCCTGGAAACTGGTTAGATATGCAAATTCCTACCACACCCCTCTCCCAGCCTGCTGAACCGAAAACACTTAGTCCTCCTGTCCAAGTTTTAACGAGCCCTCCAGGGCATTCTGGTGGAAGgtcaagtttgaaaaccactagtAAGAGCTTAGTTTTGGCACTCGGGATTCCCCAAGATAATCCCCTCTGTAGGAACAGTTGTCGGGGGCAGGGGCGCGGGAGCGGGAAGCCCCAAGAGCCTCCACCCTGCGtttgtggtttgtgtgtgttggtgtgtgctgCGGGACAGCCCACATAGAGAAGTAGGGGACTCTCAGGCTGGGAAGAGGTGTTCTTGACAGCTCTTAATGATAGAAAGTTAACCCACCAGGGGGATTTTCCTGTCCCTAACGGTGAAGAAAGTGTAAGGGTTTGACCTGGTCTCCATGGAGCCAGAAAGTACCtttcaggaaacttctgtagCCTTAACAGCCCAGAGGGTACCGGCCTGAAGAAGTGTGTGTTTTTGCTGGGTCACAATTACCACATAAGACGAGGCTTTAGGCTGTGATGCTGATAGGCACAACTGGTCCCTGGGGCACCAAGCCCTCCAGGTCTCACTGCCACCCTGTGATGCACCCACCACGACCTCCTGGGCCACGGGGCacttgctgcaggggcagggccatcCCAGGCCAGTCTCTCCTCAGGCACCACAGGCCCCAAGGGCTGGGCAGACAAGAGGAACAGACACTTCCCCGGGGAACCTCCAATGCACCAGGCACTTTGCCTCTCCTTTGTTAATATAAGGTGATATAGGAATGATTATTTTCCAGGCAAAGAGATGGAGGCTCCCAGAGTTTAAGTCTCTACTCCAAGGTCACACTGCAGTAAATGAAAGGTGCTGGCCATGGCCCCAAGCTCACAGCCACTTACAAAACAGCAACACCATTTCCAGCATTAGGCTTTGGAGGTCTCCACCCAGTATCAGTGAACAGGTCTCAGGCACACAGGGAGCTGTTTGTTGCCCTTGAGCTCCAAGTTAAGGGGCTCTCAGGCTGGCGAAGGGCTCACCACCTGGGGCGCACTCCCAGAACCGCCTGAAAGAGACCCCCCCGTGTTGTCACTGCCCCTCACCCGCAGCACCGGCAGCCTTAGCAGTACGGTTTGGGGTGCCTTCTCCTCCACTGTCTCATCCCACTTCTCAGAAGGTGGGCAGGGCCACGCCCTGGGGCCAGCGTCACGCCCTGGGGCCAGCGTCTCCTTGTGAGCCTTCTCCCCGCTTCCGAGGGGCTAGAGGAGGGACgccttctctggaggctgaggcgccGACTTCCTGTATCATGAACCTCGCGTTTGAGATAATTTTGCTTGTATTACAACAAAAAGCCTGAGCAATGGGGAACAGTCTGTGGCTTTTGAAGATGGCAAAGGGCTTTAGCCAGGCTGGCTggtatctcaaaagaaaaaaggaccgCCGGGAAATGTCCTTCTGTAAACCCATGGCTCTGGACAAGCAAGTAAGCCCCAGGCGGCAGGACCCTTTCTGGGGACTGTGTGCCGGCCCCGCCTGCCTGGGGCGCGGCGCCGAGGCTCCGGGGCGCCCCCTGGTGACCGCGGGCGCGTTCCACATCCAGTCTCGCTCCTCGGCCCTGGGACCCCTCAGCAATGCGAGAAACGGAAGGGGCTTCACCTGGTCCGGGGGCTCTGTCTCTCCCAGGGGTGCGGAAAACCAGCATCCCGCCTTGAGATAGTTGCACCGTCCCCTCTCCGAAGGCCTGGCAGACCACTGGCCCCTGGAGTGACTGGCCAGCCCCACGAACATCTGTTTTCTGGGAGCTGCAAAGCGCTTCCCAGCCTGCCCGCTCTGTGCAGGGCCTTGTGTCCCACTCGCTCCCCTCTTCGCCTCCCATCCCCACCttccaccccccgcccccactcccctctccacctcccacccccacctccacttccctttccattcccttctccagtcccctctccacccccagccccactcccCTCTCcattcccacccccacctccactcccctctctACTCCCCTTtccactctccccacccccaccccagtggCAAGTAGGAAGGAGAATGTAACTGCTCTACAAGGGCCCCACCAGGAGGCTTAgcttgaagggaaaggaattccCCTGGGCCTCTCTGCAGGAGCTTGGGACACTGCCAGAAGCCCCGACCACAAACCTGTATTCGACTGGGAGGGAGCGCCTTCCAAAGGTGCCATTTACCTCTTTCACACAGCTGGGTATTAGTGAGGAAGCCCGGGGATGGTCTCCTCAAACTGCCAGACCTCCCTAGATGCAGCGAGGTGGCTTCTGAGCATAGGGGAGTCTGCTGACCTCATCCTAGTTGCCGGACTCTCCCTCTGACCCAGTTTCATGATGCTTTGCAGAAGGGGCTGTAGTGAGGCTGGGCCCAGCAAGCCTGGACCTCGCCCCCTCTGCCTTGGTGAGTGGGCCCTCTGGATCTCTCCTGCGGATGATGGTTGGCTAAAGGCTGCCCCACACGTTTGCCCAAAGTCAGGGACCTGCAGGTTTGAGACCAACACAGAGACACAGTGGGCTGTGACAGATACAAACATTTGTCTACAGTGCCCATAAATGCAGCTCCAAGTTCATATGCGCAGATTCCCAGCCCTTGCAGGGTGTGAAGAACATTGTTgatgtccccattttatagataaggaaactgggtAACTGCTTGTCTGaaactttttccttttaatacgGTTTACATTCTATCTCTCCAGAAAACACACTTAACAGAAGACAGATAAACATTTAACAAATCCAGAGCAATtaaaaatagccacaaaaaagaGAATACCTAGATTGACAGCTCACAGAGCAAGGAGGTGGCAGAGACCTGCCCAGGTGAGCTTGGCTGTTGCCCCCAGCTCaatcttcctcctctcctctttctgtcCCTTCACCTCTGATCAGTCCCAGCCTCATTCCCATTCCCTGATGCCTCACTTTCTTGCTGCCAGATGCCTCTAGGAACTAGGGTCCTTCAGACTCCAGATGCCCTGGCCTGGGCCTTAGGACATCTGGACTTCCCCGGTGGAGGACAGCTGGACAGTGCCCTGCTTCTCACCCACAGCTGGGACCCTAACCATGCCATGAGGCCCCTGTGTGGAGGcggtgtgggggtggggatggtagGACGAGTGGTACAGATTCTATCTCGGCCCTCTTCATGGGGGAACTCTCCCAATGCCACCGCAGGATGTATGAGTTGTAGCCTGCCCCAGTGGTGCCAGGTGACAGTCCCCCTGGAATACATCAGTGCATTTGCTAAGATTCCATGTGTTCTCTTGGGCCTCACGGAACATGGCTTTGAGGGTGGGAGCCAAGAGGCGGACTTGGGAGTGCCCGAGGCCTAGTTCTTAAACACCTGGGGGGCTGACACCCCACTACCCTCACACCCCTACCACCAGTTTCCCCACCAGCGATGACGGTAGCTACTCAGCCAATGGGTTCCTACATGGGGTTATGCGTCAGAATGGCCTGGGAGGCAGGTGCCAGTAATTATCCCCATATTACCCATGAGAAACTGAGGAACACAGATGTTAAGTTGCTCAAGGTGATCAGCCAGCAAGGATCAGAGCAAACAGGATCAGTAACATCTCATGTGAGAAAGGCTGTTATCATATTCAGAGGGGGTCGGTCTCACTGTGAACTGCCCAAGCAGGGGCCTCTGCAGAAGAGCATTTCCCTTCCAGAGACCTGCCAGGGGCAGTGACCACCATGGAGGAGACGGGAGGAGATGCAGACCCAGCGTGCTCTTTACAGAAGCCTTTACTGGGGAGGGGTCAGAGTTCATGGATCACTGGGAGGTGCGAGTAGAGAGTTCTGAGGACACTGCCGGGGCGGGGGCGGTGCGGGAAGGCCATGGCTTGGGCAGGCTGCCCAAAAGTCCAGCTTCTTAGGTCAGAGCTTTGCTGCCCATCCCGCGGTGGTCTTGCCAGGGAGTGCCCAGGCATCCTGGCTTCACAGAGCCTCCCTCTGGGGGCCCCCCTGGGCTTGCTGCTGTCCATCTGTCTGTGTGGATCCCAGAGGCCAACAGAGGGGCCAGTCCTCCTTGGCAGGTCCCTCTGGCTTGGCTGCTTTTCCTGGGACTCCCCAAAAAGCCAGTCCAGGGGGTCCACAGCATCAGCCGTGGGTAGTGTGGGCTGCTGGCCACTGAAACATGCGGTGATGTCTCGCAGGGACACAGCAGGGCGGCCCTTCCGGCAGGCCTGGGCTGGCCTGTGGGGTGGCCTGGGTTGGCCCTGGGCCGTGGCCTTGTCCAGCACAGAGGTGGGCTGTGCCAGTCGAGATATGGACCTCACGTAGTCATCCAGGCTAGGAGAGGGCGGGGGCTCCTGCCCAGGACCCCCAAGCAGCATCTCCTCTGTGGTCTCCCGAATTGTGGGCAGATGGGTCACGGAGAGCAGAAGCCGGGACCTCATCACTCTGGCGAGAGGAGGTGGCAACCTGTTGGGAAACAGAGGCCAGGTGCTGAGGGGCCTGCCATGCGTCCCACCACCCCTCAGTGTCCCCACACTCCTCTGGGGCTGCCTGTAGGAATCCGGTGCCCTGAGAGCAGTTCGAAGTCTGCAGAGCCCAGACGAGagctcagactcctgggctcttTCTTCCTGTTTAGGTTAAAAACCCCAAAGGCTTAAgattttatcattatcatttcaGAATGTGCACAGATAAGAGAACCCAACCTAACAAACACTGGTCAGAGGAAGTCTGGGTTTAAAACCAGGATCGGCCACGCACTGACCTTGGGACCTTTGGCAAGGCCACCTCTCCAGGCTTCCACTTACCCATCCATAAAACAGGGTTATAAACACCCCTGGCAGGGATGTTGTAGGAAATGCATGAAATAACCCCTGAATCCCTTTGTAAATGCAAAGCCCTCTACAGGCAGCCCTGGTCTCTAACCCATAGGGAGGCTGTGCAAGTTCAGGCTGAGAATTGCCCTTTAAGATAAACAAAGCCCTTGTGTTTTGTCTCAAACCCAAGGGCAGCTGCTCCCTCTTACCTGGAGCTGAGGAGGTCTGGGGGTGGCAGGAGAATGGATGAGCAGGGACAGGCCAGTCCAAAGGAAGCCCCTGGGAAGCTTGGGGGCCGAAGGGTGGAGGGTCCAGCAGGGGGTCCAGCGTGGGGTCGCTGGGAGGAGGACAGTGCACTGAGTCTCACAGTCCACCATAGCAGGCTCTTCCCTGGGCAGTGTGAAGAACCTTGGCAGGCAAGCTGCTTTTATACCTTCCCAGCAGCTATCAATCACTGTCACGAGGGCCAAAAATAGCCTGCTCAGGAAGGCTCTCTTAGGAAAACAGCTTGGTGGGTGGGGCCTGGCCCAGCTGCCAGCTTGGAGGTGTTTTTCTGCCTGTAGGAGGCTGGGGAATGTTTACGCTGTAGGGCAGGAAAGGGGTGGGTTCACTGCTGGTCAAGTAGGGGCACTGGAAGAGGGAGGGGTTCCACTGGGAGAGGGAGGGGTTCCACTGGGCCCTCACAGGTAGCCCCAGGGCCACCCCTGCCCCAAAGCTTGTTTCCCACTCTGTATTACACCACGCCATCATGACTTCGGTGAAGTAGGGCCAGGTCCTTGGCAACTTTGATGAAAAATCAGTAGCACAGGACCCCAGTCTGGAGGCAGCTGAGGCTGGGTCCCTAGGCCTGCTCCTAGGAGAGACACACCCTGCTCCCAAGGGACCAGGGAGCAGGCGGTCTGCGGGATCTGACCCTGGTCTTGTTACACTCCAGATGGGGTGCTTTCTGAggatttgtttgtttacttgttcaCCAGATGTGAGGTGCTAGTGTATGCTGTGACTGCGCTAAGCACAGCAAATGTAGCAGCGACAAAGGTGTGGCCCCCTGGAGCTCATATTCTAGTAAGGGAGGAGATCAAGCCAGAGATGAGTGGGTGCTGTGATTCAGGCAACAGCAAGAGCTGCCTAAAGGAAAGCAGCACAGTGGCATGCTGTGGTGGGCTGCCGCCGCAGGTGCAGTGGTCAGGGATGTCTTCCCTAAGAGCAGATATCGGAGCAGAAAcctgaaaaaaatgggaaaatgcaCATTCCAGGTGGCGGGGGCAGCACGTGCAAAGCCCCTG
This genomic stretch from Pongo pygmaeus isolate AG05252 chromosome 8, NHGRI_mPonPyg2-v2.0_pri, whole genome shotgun sequence harbors:
- the DEPP1 gene encoding protein DEPP1, whose amino-acid sequence is MRSRLLLSVTHLPTIRETTEEMLLGGPGQEPPPSPSLDDYVRSISRLAQPTSVLDKATAQGQPRPPHRPAQACRKGRPAVSLRDITACFSGQQPTLPTADAVDPLDWLFGESQEKQPSQRDLPRRTGPSVGLWDPHRQMDSSKPRGAPRGRLCEARMPGHSLARPPRDGQQSSDLRSWTFGQPAQAMAFPHRPRPGSVLRTLYSHLPVIHEL